A stretch of the Haloarcula ordinaria genome encodes the following:
- the eif1A gene encoding translation initiation factor eIF-1A, with translation MSDNDGRKDLRMPDDSEVFAVVTNMLGANRVKVRCMDGVERTARIPGKMQKRIWIREDDVVLVEPWDWQDEKADITWRYEKQEADQLREEGHIQE, from the coding sequence ATGAGCGACAACGACGGCCGGAAGGACCTGCGGATGCCCGACGACAGCGAGGTGTTCGCTGTCGTGACCAACATGCTCGGTGCGAATCGCGTCAAAGTACGCTGCATGGACGGGGTCGAGCGGACCGCTCGCATCCCGGGCAAGATGCAGAAACGCATCTGGATCCGCGAGGACGACGTCGTGCTCGTCGAGCCGTGGGACTGGCAGGACGAGAAAGCGGACATCACGTGGCGCTACGAGAAGCAGGAGGCAGACCAGCTGCGCGAGGAGGGACACATCCAGGAGTAG
- the rio1 gene encoding serine/threonine-protein kinase Rio1: protein MTDGEAEFGLLDTDEADAPGDEWEELDVSDTEADRIARKRDRKFNEFRKRIKDADQFKVEASVFDDATYGALYKLVQDGHIDAFGGPISTGKEANVYTALAGDHEVAVKVYRINASDFKDMRGYLDGDPRFEGIGSDKKKVVTAWVRKESSNLKRARRAGVRTPEPIAVERNVLVMEYLGTEEGRAKRLNEVHIENPETAYEVVKEYMRRLYDAGLVHGDLSEYNVVFHEGQLYIIDLGQAVTVYHPNAEEFLERDCRNVANFFARQGVDTTPEDLLAYVREFATPRDDEDTAPGSDDDAVPQGTPADRREE from the coding sequence GTGACCGACGGCGAGGCCGAGTTCGGCCTGCTCGACACCGACGAGGCCGACGCTCCGGGCGACGAGTGGGAGGAACTCGACGTCTCCGACACGGAGGCCGACCGTATCGCCCGGAAGCGGGACCGCAAGTTCAACGAGTTCCGCAAGCGAATCAAGGACGCAGACCAGTTCAAGGTCGAGGCCAGCGTCTTCGACGACGCCACCTACGGCGCGCTCTACAAGTTAGTCCAGGACGGCCACATCGATGCCTTCGGTGGCCCCATCTCGACGGGCAAGGAGGCCAACGTCTACACCGCCCTGGCGGGCGACCACGAGGTCGCGGTGAAGGTCTACCGCATCAACGCCTCCGATTTCAAGGACATGCGGGGCTACCTCGACGGCGACCCCCGCTTCGAGGGCATCGGCTCGGACAAGAAGAAGGTCGTCACCGCCTGGGTCCGCAAGGAGTCCTCGAACCTCAAGCGGGCGCGCCGGGCGGGCGTCCGGACGCCCGAACCTATCGCCGTCGAGCGAAACGTCCTGGTGATGGAGTACCTGGGCACCGAGGAGGGGCGGGCCAAGCGTCTCAACGAGGTCCACATCGAGAACCCCGAGACCGCCTACGAGGTCGTCAAGGAGTACATGCGGCGGCTCTACGACGCCGGCCTCGTCCACGGCGACCTCTCGGAGTACAACGTCGTCTTCCACGAGGGGCAACTCTACATCATCGACCTCGGGCAGGCCGTCACCGTCTACCACCCGAACGCCGAGGAGTTCTTAGAGCGGGACTGCCGGAACGTCGCGAACTTCTTCGCCCGACAGGGCGTCGACACCACGCCGGAGGACCTGCTGGCGTACGTCCGCGAGTTCGCCACGCCGCGGGACGACGAGGACACCGCACCGGGCAGCGACGACGACGCGGTGCCACAGGGGACGCCCGCCGACCGCCGCGAGGAGTAG
- a CDS encoding HTTM domain-containing protein, whose protein sequence is MDAWRNPVPSRVRSWIRQRVAIDARALGVFRVLLGSLLVLDILLRARDLGAHYSDSGVFPRSAAIQQYDPLSLHLVAGDVPELAVLFALQALVAVVFLVGYRTRLATLATWVLWLSLHARFPLVLNGGDTLLRLSLFWSLFVPLGARFSVDALHREAPPETVSSLGTAALLGQVLFMYGTNVALKHMGVIWRAGDGLTYTLQLGHFITPFGEFLSTLPLVTTALGYAVYVLWTLSPGLLLLTGWRRAALTAAFMAMHVGMALSMHLGLFPFVVVTTLLLFLPPTVWDRLLPANRVERVREWVQTTGILAWARGLYPTASPPDRFDDVRRTLRVLAAVVVVVSVLFVGLYNAQVLTNRADVGPQDTVPEPLETYGERAFLTQHWTMFAPDPLRQTGWYRLPGRLANGTTVDVARGGPVTEGRPEELSDDLAVQYPNQRWRKYTSNLRESGYRDERQLFLEYHCERWDRNHEVALERVAFEYVTLRTTKNGTVRQGTSRLASHQCGA, encoded by the coding sequence ATGGACGCGTGGCGAAACCCCGTCCCGTCGCGGGTCCGCTCCTGGATTCGACAGCGGGTCGCCATCGACGCGCGGGCGCTGGGCGTCTTCCGGGTCCTGCTGGGGTCGTTGCTCGTCCTCGATATCCTCCTGCGGGCGCGTGACCTCGGAGCGCACTACAGCGACAGCGGCGTGTTCCCCCGGTCGGCGGCCATCCAGCAGTACGACCCGCTCTCGCTGCATCTGGTGGCCGGCGACGTGCCGGAACTCGCCGTCCTCTTCGCCCTCCAGGCGCTCGTGGCCGTCGTCTTCCTCGTCGGCTACCGGACGCGCTTGGCGACGCTCGCGACCTGGGTACTCTGGCTCTCCTTACACGCTCGCTTCCCGCTCGTGCTCAACGGCGGCGACACCCTGCTTCGCCTGTCACTGTTCTGGTCGCTGTTCGTCCCACTGGGCGCGCGGTTCTCCGTCGACGCCCTCCATCGCGAGGCCCCGCCCGAGACGGTCAGTTCGCTCGGGACCGCCGCGCTGCTGGGCCAGGTCCTGTTCATGTACGGCACCAACGTCGCGTTGAAGCACATGGGGGTCATCTGGCGGGCGGGCGACGGGCTGACCTACACCCTCCAGCTCGGGCACTTCATCACCCCCTTCGGTGAGTTCCTGAGCACGCTCCCACTGGTGACGACGGCGCTGGGCTACGCCGTGTACGTCCTCTGGACGCTGTCGCCGGGCTTGCTCCTGCTGACTGGATGGCGGCGAGCAGCGCTCACGGCGGCGTTCATGGCGATGCACGTCGGGATGGCGCTCTCGATGCACCTCGGACTGTTCCCGTTCGTCGTCGTCACGACGTTGCTCCTCTTCCTCCCGCCGACGGTGTGGGACCGCCTGCTGCCGGCGAACCGGGTCGAGCGTGTGCGGGAGTGGGTGCAGACCACTGGCATCCTGGCGTGGGCCCGCGGACTGTACCCGACGGCGTCGCCCCCCGACCGGTTCGACGACGTGCGCCGGACGCTACGGGTCCTCGCTGCCGTCGTCGTCGTGGTGTCGGTGCTGTTCGTCGGGCTCTACAACGCCCAGGTGCTGACCAATCGGGCGGACGTCGGCCCGCAGGACACGGTCCCCGAGCCACTGGAGACCTACGGCGAGCGGGCGTTCTTGACCCAGCACTGGACGATGTTCGCGCCGGACCCGCTGCGGCAGACCGGCTGGTACCGCCTGCCCGGCCGCCTGGCGAACGGGACCACCGTCGACGTCGCCCGTGGCGGTCCGGTCACCGAAGGGCGGCCCGAAGAGCTGTCCGACGACCTGGCGGTCCAGTACCCCAACCAGCGCTGGCGCAAGTACACGAGCAACCTGCGCGAGTCGGGCTACCGCGACGAACGGCAGCTGTTCCTCGAGTACCACTGCGAGCGGTGGGACCGGAATCACGAGGTCGCGCTCGAGCGCGTGGCGTTCGAGTACGTCACGCTCCGGACGACCAAGAACGGGACCGTCCGGCAGGGGACGAGCCGGCTGGCCAGCCATCAGTGTGGTGCGTGA
- a CDS encoding KH domain-containing protein, protein MQHVKIPQDRIGVLIGEGGETMREIEERAEVRLDIDSEDGSVKVESVGDPVTALKGPDIVKAIGRGFAPEDAMRLLDHDLMMFEMIDIEAASRNKNDLRRHKGRLIGEGGRTRELMQELTGAAVVIYGSTLAIIGGPEQVDAVREAVEMLLDGAPHGSVYSFLERKHNEMKHKELEYHQFTG, encoded by the coding sequence ATGCAACACGTGAAGATTCCGCAGGACCGCATCGGTGTGCTCATCGGCGAGGGCGGTGAGACGATGCGCGAGATAGAGGAGCGAGCGGAGGTGCGTCTCGACATCGACTCCGAGGACGGGTCGGTCAAAGTCGAGTCGGTCGGCGACCCCGTGACGGCGCTGAAGGGGCCGGACATCGTGAAGGCCATCGGCCGTGGCTTCGCCCCCGAAGACGCCATGCGGCTGCTCGACCACGACCTGATGATGTTCGAGATGATCGATATCGAGGCGGCCTCGCGCAACAAGAACGACCTCCGGCGGCACAAGGGGCGCCTCATCGGCGAGGGCGGGCGTACCCGGGAACTGATGCAGGAGCTGACCGGCGCGGCCGTCGTCATCTACGGGTCGACACTCGCGATCATCGGCGGCCCCGAACAGGTCGACGCCGTCCGCGAGGCCGTCGAGATGCTGCTCGACGGCGCCCCACACGGCTCAGTCTACTCGTTCCTGGAGCGCAAGCACAACGAGATGAAGCACAAAGAGCTCGAGTATCACCAGTTCACCGGGTGA
- a CDS encoding ATP-binding protein has product MDRLEEVRAAERERAEAPTDGVLLDQLQEVEERLLAFGEALGGDIDDVTDLPFTEEAGLDHMPEPLYVRHDTEMLNQVTSWLLQDQHIGLVSPYGSGKSAFREIVLRDLSKHDDFVVTHLDNPRETTARQLYQTVLTAAYSAGYSVDPKHYSQVRNGIPWATADTKQAVHEVMGRIRRDDKTLLLVVDEIEVLEVDLLSPLQVAGDAGVRLFLTGTPEGKRRVAEIRGTLDSRLRYYENIAPFGPDDIEEYVARSLAYFRDEPYRGETPDLFTRAAIEDIHEHTEGNPREVRIDCRELFTRAAFVWYRTGQDVDRIKITPELRNRRFGMGR; this is encoded by the coding sequence ATGGACCGGCTCGAGGAGGTCCGTGCGGCGGAGCGCGAGCGGGCCGAGGCACCCACCGACGGCGTCTTGCTTGACCAGTTACAGGAAGTCGAAGAGCGGCTGCTCGCCTTCGGCGAGGCACTGGGCGGCGACATCGACGACGTCACCGACCTCCCCTTCACCGAGGAGGCGGGCCTCGACCACATGCCCGAGCCGCTGTACGTCCGCCACGACACGGAGATGCTGAACCAGGTGACCTCCTGGCTGCTCCAGGACCAGCACATCGGCCTGGTGAGCCCCTACGGGTCGGGTAAATCGGCGTTTCGCGAGATCGTCCTTCGCGACCTCTCGAAACACGACGACTTCGTGGTTACGCACCTCGACAACCCCCGCGAGACGACGGCCAGACAGCTGTACCAGACGGTGCTGACGGCGGCGTACTCGGCGGGCTACTCGGTCGACCCGAAGCACTACTCGCAGGTCCGAAACGGCATCCCGTGGGCCACTGCCGACACCAAGCAGGCCGTCCACGAGGTGATGGGGCGCATCCGGCGGGACGACAAGACGCTGTTGCTCGTCGTCGACGAGATAGAGGTCCTGGAGGTGGACCTCCTCTCGCCGCTGCAGGTCGCGGGGGACGCCGGCGTCAGACTGTTCCTGACCGGGACCCCCGAGGGCAAGCGACGGGTCGCCGAAATCAGGGGGACGCTCGACTCGCGGCTCCGCTACTACGAGAACATCGCCCCCTTCGGCCCGGACGACATCGAGGAGTACGTCGCGCGCTCGCTCGCGTACTTCCGCGACGAACCCTACCGGGGCGAGACGCCGGACCTGTTCACCCGGGCGGCCATCGAGGACATCCACGAGCACACCGAGGGGAACCCGCGCGAGGTCCGCATCGACTGTCGGGAACTGTTCACGCGCGCGGCGTTCGTCTGGTATCGGACCGGACAGGACGTCGACCGGATCAAGATAACCCCCGAGTTGCGGAACCGTCGGTTCGGGATGGGGCGCTGA
- the thsA gene encoding thermosome subunit alpha, translated as MGNQPMIVLSEESQRTSGKDAQSMNITAGTAVAEAVRTTLGPKGMDKMLVDNSGSVVVTNDGVTILDEMDIEHPAANMIVEVAQTQEDEVGDGTTTAVVIAGELLSKAEELLDQDIHATILAQGYRQAAEKAKEILEENAIDVDPEDTQTLEKVAGTAMTGKGAESSKDVLAELVVRAVQAVADDDGTVDTDNIQIETVVGGATDESELVEGVIVDKERVHDNMPFAVEDANIALLDTPIEVPETELDTEVNVTDPDQLQQFLDQEEAQLKEYVDYLVDAGADVVFCQKGIDDMAQHYLAQEGILAVRRAKKSEIEALSRSTGARIISNIKDIEADDLGFAGSVAQKDIAGDERIFVEDVEDAKAVTMILRGGTEHVVDEVERAIEDSLGVVAATLEDGKVLPGGGAPETQLALGLRDYADSVGGREQLAVEAFADAIDVIPRTLAENAGHDPIDSLVDLRSKHDGGAVTSGLDAYSGEVVDMEEDGVVEPLRVKTQAIESATEAAVMILRIDDVIAAGDLKGGQGDDDDEGGAGGPGGPGGAPGGMGGGMGGMGGGMGGMM; from the coding sequence ATGGGCAACCAGCCCATGATCGTACTTTCCGAGGAGTCCCAGCGGACATCCGGGAAAGACGCACAGTCGATGAACATCACTGCCGGGACGGCCGTCGCGGAGGCCGTCCGGACCACCCTCGGGCCGAAGGGGATGGACAAGATGCTCGTCGACAACTCCGGGTCCGTCGTCGTCACGAACGACGGCGTCACCATCTTAGACGAGATGGACATCGAGCACCCAGCGGCCAACATGATCGTCGAGGTCGCCCAGACCCAGGAGGACGAGGTCGGGGACGGCACGACGACGGCCGTCGTCATCGCCGGTGAACTGCTCTCGAAGGCCGAGGAACTCCTCGACCAGGACATCCACGCCACCATCCTGGCCCAGGGGTACCGCCAGGCCGCGGAGAAGGCAAAGGAGATCCTCGAGGAGAACGCCATCGACGTCGACCCCGAGGACACCCAGACCCTCGAGAAGGTCGCCGGCACCGCGATGACCGGCAAGGGCGCCGAGTCCTCGAAGGACGTGCTCGCCGAACTCGTCGTCCGCGCGGTCCAGGCTGTCGCCGACGACGACGGCACCGTCGACACCGACAACATCCAGATCGAGACCGTCGTCGGTGGCGCCACCGACGAGTCCGAGCTCGTCGAGGGCGTCATCGTGGACAAGGAGCGCGTCCACGACAACATGCCCTTCGCCGTCGAGGACGCCAACATCGCCCTGCTGGACACGCCCATCGAGGTCCCCGAGACCGAACTGGACACCGAGGTCAACGTCACCGACCCCGACCAGCTCCAGCAGTTCCTCGACCAGGAAGAAGCCCAGCTCAAGGAGTACGTCGACTACCTCGTCGACGCCGGCGCCGACGTCGTCTTCTGCCAGAAGGGCATCGACGACATGGCCCAGCACTACCTCGCACAGGAAGGTATCCTGGCCGTCCGCCGCGCCAAGAAGTCCGAGATCGAGGCGCTCTCGCGCTCGACCGGCGCGCGCATCATCTCGAACATCAAGGACATCGAAGCCGACGACCTCGGCTTCGCCGGCTCCGTCGCCCAGAAGGACATCGCGGGCGACGAGCGCATCTTCGTCGAGGACGTCGAGGACGCGAAGGCCGTCACGATGATCCTCCGCGGCGGCACCGAACACGTCGTCGACGAGGTCGAGCGCGCCATCGAGGACTCGCTCGGCGTCGTCGCCGCCACGCTGGAGGACGGCAAGGTCCTGCCCGGCGGCGGTGCGCCCGAGACCCAGCTCGCGCTGGGCCTGCGTGACTACGCCGACTCCGTCGGTGGGCGCGAGCAGCTCGCCGTCGAGGCCTTCGCCGACGCCATCGACGTCATCCCGCGCACCCTCGCCGAGAACGCGGGTCACGACCCCATCGACTCGCTGGTCGACCTCCGCAGCAAGCACGACGGCGGCGCGGTCACCTCCGGCCTCGACGCCTACTCCGGCGAAGTCGTCGACATGGAAGAAGACGGTGTCGTCGAACCGCTGCGCGTCAAGACGCAGGCCATCGAGTCCGCGACCGAGGCGGCCGTCATGATCCTGCGCATCGACGACGTCATCGCTGCTGGTGACCTCAAGGGTGGCCAGGGCGACGACGACGACGAAGGCGGTGCCGGCGGTCCCGGCGGCCCAGGCGGCGCGCCCGGCGGTATGGGCGGCGGCATGGGCGGCATGGGCGGCGGCATGGGCGGCATGATGTAA
- a CDS encoding DUF1349 domain-containing protein: MQWYNEPETWAATDDEVRMSVPADTDFWRLTRTDPVDDDAPFYYREVDGDFTATVNVSGDYGAQYDQVGLMVRESETHWLKCGVEVLDGNQTAGAVITREFSDWSFVPLDSDPDSTWVRVERTGTTVEVYYSVDGDEFTMIRRGYLSDADQIQVGLMAAAPEGDGFEAVFEEFTVEQ, encoded by the coding sequence ATGCAGTGGTACAACGAACCCGAGACGTGGGCAGCGACCGACGACGAGGTCCGGATGAGCGTCCCCGCTGACACCGACTTCTGGCGCCTGACGCGAACTGACCCCGTCGACGACGACGCCCCCTTCTACTACCGCGAGGTCGACGGCGACTTCACCGCGACGGTGAATGTCTCTGGAGACTACGGCGCCCAGTACGACCAGGTGGGGTTGATGGTCCGCGAGAGCGAGACGCACTGGCTGAAGTGCGGTGTCGAGGTCCTCGACGGCAACCAGACGGCCGGTGCCGTCATCACGCGGGAGTTCTCCGATTGGTCGTTCGTCCCACTCGATTCGGACCCCGACTCGACGTGGGTTCGCGTCGAGCGAACCGGTACGACCGTCGAAGTGTACTATTCCGTCGACGGCGACGAGTTCACGATGATCCGACGGGGCTACTTGAGCGACGCTGACCAGATACAGGTTGGACTGATGGCCGCAGCGCCCGAAGGCGACGGGTTCGAAGCCGTCTTCGAGGAGTTCACCGTCGAACAGTAG
- a CDS encoding thiolase family protein, translated as MQEAYLVDAVRTPFGAHEGQFRDTHPQDLAAAPLQALEARNGFAGPDVEDVVYGCVVPVGEQGLNIGRIAPMVAGWGETVPGVQLNRMCGSGQQAVAFAAGQVRGGMADLLVAGGVEHMTRVPMGSDTPGETHSYADPGGVTDTYFEHFEELTTQGEGAERIAEQWGFARTALDELAVDSQRRWGEAAAAGKYDDQVVPVETTLDGEAVEVTEDGHPRPDTDVETLVDLPLVFREEGDGVVHAGNASGIVDGAAATLVASETVCETHGWDPIARIVDSVVVGVDPTTMLTGPIPATEQLLARNDLAVADIDRFEVNEAFAPVVAAWLEETGADWAKTNVWGGAIAHGHPLGATGAALLGKLPYQLADCDGRYGVSAMCIGFGQGIATLVERV; from the coding sequence ATGCAGGAGGCCTATCTCGTCGACGCGGTCCGCACCCCGTTCGGGGCCCACGAGGGGCAGTTCCGCGACACCCACCCGCAGGACCTCGCGGCCGCGCCGCTCCAGGCGCTCGAAGCACGGAACGGCTTCGCCGGACCCGACGTCGAGGACGTCGTCTACGGCTGCGTGGTCCCCGTCGGCGAACAGGGACTGAATATCGGCCGCATCGCCCCGATGGTCGCCGGCTGGGGCGAGACGGTGCCGGGCGTCCAGCTCAACCGGATGTGTGGCTCCGGCCAGCAGGCCGTCGCCTTCGCCGCCGGCCAGGTTCGTGGCGGGATGGCCGACCTCCTCGTCGCGGGCGGCGTCGAACACATGACCCGGGTCCCGATGGGCAGCGACACGCCCGGCGAGACCCACAGTTACGCCGACCCCGGCGGCGTCACGGACACCTACTTCGAGCACTTCGAGGAGCTGACCACGCAGGGCGAGGGGGCCGAGCGAATCGCCGAGCAGTGGGGCTTCGCGCGGACGGCACTCGACGAACTCGCCGTCGACTCGCAGCGACGGTGGGGCGAGGCCGCTGCCGCGGGCAAGTACGACGACCAGGTCGTCCCGGTCGAGACGACGCTCGACGGCGAGGCGGTCGAGGTCACCGAAGACGGGCACCCCCGGCCCGACACCGATGTCGAGACCCTCGTCGACCTGCCGCTGGTCTTCCGGGAGGAGGGCGACGGCGTCGTCCACGCCGGCAACGCTTCGGGCATCGTCGACGGGGCGGCCGCCACGCTGGTCGCCTCCGAGACGGTCTGCGAGACGCACGGCTGGGACCCAATCGCTCGTATCGTGGACTCGGTCGTCGTCGGCGTCGACCCCACGACGATGCTCACCGGTCCCATCCCGGCGACCGAGCAACTGCTGGCACGCAACGACCTCGCTGTCGCCGATATCGACCGCTTCGAGGTCAACGAGGCGTTCGCGCCGGTGGTCGCCGCCTGGCTCGAGGAGACCGGTGCGGACTGGGCGAAGACGAACGTCTGGGGTGGGGCCATCGCCCACGGTCACCCGCTCGGGGCGACCGGCGCGGCCCTCCTCGGGAAACTCCCCTACCAGCTCGCGGACTGCGACGGTCGCTACGGCGTCTCGGCGATGTGCATCGGCTTCGGCCAGGGCATCGCGACGCTCGTCGAGCGGGTGTGA
- a CDS encoding AEC family transporter: protein MSLLSIFATAILPVVAVSAVGFGLGRFKGVQPDALNTVTVYVLAPALVIHSLTTSTVTGGTILKVVVAVAAFTAAMLAIAEATGRLFGQTEPLLGAFVLVAVFPNTGNYGIPLADFVFGPTGRSLAVLVTALQGVMLYTLGIYIAARGADSDPVADMKRVFGVPLVYAVVLSLAVRWLGVAPPADSTLMQTLEILGNASIPIMLLILGIQLSDVDMGGTLLPVGIASGLKLVLAPVVAVVAVLLLGFQDPTVARIVVLLLATPTGVTPIILIGAFSSERNGFAPGEFVSATVLVTTLLSVLTVTVLISILQSGAVV, encoded by the coding sequence GTGTCGCTGCTCAGTATCTTCGCGACGGCCATCCTCCCGGTCGTGGCGGTCTCCGCGGTTGGGTTCGGGCTGGGGCGCTTCAAGGGCGTCCAGCCGGATGCGCTGAACACGGTGACCGTCTACGTGCTCGCCCCGGCGCTGGTCATCCACAGCCTGACGACGTCGACGGTGACCGGCGGGACGATTCTCAAGGTGGTCGTCGCCGTCGCGGCGTTCACGGCCGCGATGCTCGCCATCGCCGAGGCGACCGGGCGGCTGTTCGGCCAGACCGAGCCGCTGCTCGGTGCGTTCGTCCTCGTGGCCGTCTTCCCGAACACCGGCAACTACGGCATCCCGCTCGCGGACTTCGTCTTCGGCCCGACAGGTCGGAGCCTGGCGGTTCTCGTGACCGCCCTGCAGGGTGTGATGCTCTACACGCTCGGCATCTACATCGCCGCCAGGGGTGCCGACAGCGACCCCGTCGCGGACATGAAACGGGTGTTCGGCGTGCCGCTGGTGTACGCCGTGGTGCTCTCGCTCGCGGTCCGCTGGCTCGGCGTCGCGCCGCCGGCCGATTCGACGCTCATGCAGACCCTGGAGATACTGGGGAACGCCTCGATACCCATCATGCTGCTCATCCTCGGCATCCAGCTGTCGGACGTCGACATGGGCGGGACGCTCCTGCCGGTCGGCATCGCGAGCGGGCTGAAGCTGGTGTTGGCCCCCGTCGTCGCCGTCGTCGCCGTCCTCCTCCTCGGGTTCCAGGACCCGACGGTCGCGCGTATCGTCGTCCTGTTGCTCGCGACGCCGACGGGCGTGACGCCAATCATCCTCATCGGCGCGTTCAGTAGCGAGCGAAACGGGTTCGCGCCGGGCGAGTTCGTCAGCGCGACGGTACTGGTGACGACGCTCCTGAGTGTGCTGACGGTGACGGTGCTCATCTCCATCCTGCAGTCGGGCGCGGTCGTCTGA
- a CDS encoding protein kinase domain-containing protein, producing MGGRRRPRGRRLRPRLGRLPPPVGRDPFLDGSLADRGRPSPERGLREAAHLAGAVAHCHRNGVVHGGLDPESVVYPESSLEGLPAPRLDNVGLMAPVRDVFEPSSYLDPRYAAPEYFSREYGAVDSASDVYALGTVCFRLLTGRPPFTGDYETVREHVLHGTVPSPTDVNPQLPDAVDHVVAKATATDKLTRYETAAAIRRDCWRLVQSLE from the coding sequence GTGGGCGGCCGTCGCCGACCACGAGGGCGTCGCCTCCGTCCACGACTGGGGCGACTACCCCCGCCCGTGGGTCGCGACCCCTTCCTCGACGGCTCGCTGGCCGACCGCGGCCGCCCGAGTCCCGAACGCGGCCTCCGCGAGGCGGCCCACCTCGCGGGCGCCGTCGCCCACTGCCACCGCAACGGCGTCGTCCACGGCGGCCTCGACCCGGAGTCGGTCGTCTACCCCGAGAGCTCGCTGGAGGGCCTCCCGGCCCCCAGGCTGGACAACGTTGGCCTGATGGCCCCCGTCCGGGACGTCTTCGAGCCGTCCTCCTACTTAGACCCTCGCTACGCCGCGCCGGAGTACTTCTCGCGTGAGTACGGAGCCGTCGACAGCGCGTCGGACGTCTACGCGCTCGGGACGGTCTGCTTCCGCCTGCTGACCGGGCGGCCGCCGTTCACCGGCGACTACGAGACCGTCCGGGAGCACGTCCTGCACGGGACGGTTCCCAGCCCGACCGACGTGAATCCGCAGCTCCCCGACGCCGTGGACCACGTCGTCGCGAAAGCGACCGCGACGGACAAACTCACCCGCTACGAGACCGCTGCGGCCATCAGGCGGGACTGCTGGCGACTGGTCCAGTCGCTCGAGTGA